Proteins encoded in a region of the Streptomyces sp. NBC_00258 genome:
- a CDS encoding ABC transporter permease, with protein MPTPPTTSVEPRHAPHHHAMDSAPAPQGATGLKAVLLPVVIVLAIGSIFVSVFLAAFHAPRPHDLPVGVVGTTQRLEQITGGLELGLPGGFEVKRYADENAARHALQDRKVYAAYVTGPGRSAELFHAGANGPSVTSTVTGAFSGVAEANGDRLTVRDIVSASAGDTRGMSVFYAGFGVVLAGFLFGMMTYQMAPRLEYRWRMASLAAFSVLAGVLVAVIAGSLGFAALPGPFLGIAGVIALMAAAVGSATMAFMRLFGRAGMSLAAVVLFTFGNSTSGGTLPTAYLPDWLHPFSEILPVGVGVRAVQGLSHFGNDGLTAGIVVLVTWILVAAALLFWRDALGSRRAAVD; from the coding sequence ATGCCCACACCACCCACCACTTCCGTCGAACCGCGCCACGCGCCCCATCACCACGCGATGGACAGTGCTCCGGCGCCGCAGGGTGCCACCGGGTTGAAGGCGGTCCTGCTCCCGGTCGTGATCGTGCTGGCCATCGGCTCGATCTTCGTCAGTGTGTTCCTGGCCGCCTTTCACGCCCCGCGGCCGCACGACCTTCCGGTCGGCGTCGTCGGGACGACCCAGCGGCTCGAGCAGATCACCGGAGGGCTGGAGCTCGGGCTGCCCGGCGGATTCGAGGTGAAGCGCTACGCCGACGAGAACGCGGCCCGCCACGCGCTGCAGGACCGGAAGGTGTACGCCGCCTACGTCACCGGCCCCGGAAGGTCCGCCGAGTTGTTCCATGCCGGAGCCAACGGCCCCTCCGTGACCTCGACCGTCACCGGCGCCTTCTCCGGTGTCGCCGAGGCGAACGGCGACCGGCTGACCGTGCGGGACATCGTGTCGGCCTCGGCGGGCGACACCCGCGGCATGTCGGTGTTCTACGCCGGGTTCGGCGTCGTCCTTGCCGGGTTCCTGTTCGGCATGATGACCTACCAGATGGCTCCCCGGCTGGAGTACCGGTGGCGGATGGCCAGTCTGGCCGCCTTCAGCGTCCTCGCCGGCGTCCTGGTGGCGGTGATAGCCGGGAGCCTGGGCTTCGCGGCACTTCCGGGACCCTTCCTGGGCATCGCGGGGGTCATCGCCCTGATGGCCGCGGCCGTCGGCAGCGCGACCATGGCGTTCATGCGCCTCTTCGGCCGGGCCGGGATGTCGCTGGCCGCCGTGGTCCTGTTCACCTTCGGCAACAGCACGAGTGGCGGCACACTGCCCACCGCCTACCTGCCCGACTGGCTTCATCCGTTCTCGGAGATCCTCCCGGTGGGAGTCGGCGTGCGAGCCGTCCAGGGCCTGTCCCACTTCGGCAACGACGGGCTCACCGCCGGCATCGTCGTCCTGGTGACATGGATCCTGGTTGCCGCCGCGCTGCTCTTCTGGCGTGATGCCCTCGGATCACGCCGTGCAGCAGTCGACTGA
- a CDS encoding MarR family winged helix-turn-helix transcriptional regulator — translation MTDAAFPTTGYLAWQFSQIIAGRLERALRAEDLTLAQHNALQQVIWTPGVSAAEIARRSGITAQSMGAAVSGLVERGLLRREPHPTSRRSMCLFATAEGNETAARAASIARRIESETTSPLSPDDKDAIHRLLHRLVEELNPDALAVDSRSLN, via the coding sequence GTGACCGATGCGGCGTTCCCCACCACCGGATATCTCGCCTGGCAGTTCTCCCAGATCATCGCCGGACGACTGGAACGGGCGCTGCGCGCGGAGGACCTCACGTTGGCGCAGCACAATGCTCTGCAGCAAGTCATCTGGACGCCGGGAGTGTCCGCCGCGGAGATCGCGCGCCGCTCCGGCATCACGGCCCAGTCCATGGGGGCCGCGGTGAGCGGGCTCGTCGAGCGAGGACTGCTGCGGCGTGAACCGCATCCGACCAGCCGCCGCAGCATGTGCCTGTTCGCGACTGCCGAGGGAAACGAGACGGCCGCTCGTGCGGCGTCGATCGCCCGTCGGATCGAATCGGAGACGACCTCGCCGCTCTCCCCTGACGACAAGGACGCCATTCACCGGCTGCTCCACCGCTTGGTCGAGGAACTGAACCCCGACGCACTTGCCGTCGACAGCCGATCGTTGAACTAG
- a CDS encoding MarR family winged helix-turn-helix transcriptional regulator, with protein MSRTHADPSTRMGYLAWQMVHVMGTRLERALRSLDLTAAQHNALQHVVWTPGISAAEIARRTGITPQSMGAAVNALVSRGLLARHDHPSSRRTVQLTITDRGAKLADRAREVVERLDGEALVVLAPAERAVFHSLLLRVLAELNPDALPSSDLRRAGSGAA; from the coding sequence ATGAGCCGCACTCACGCAGATCCGTCCACACGCATGGGCTACCTCGCGTGGCAGATGGTGCATGTGATGGGAACCCGTCTTGAGAGAGCGCTGCGTTCGCTCGACCTCACGGCGGCGCAGCACAACGCTCTGCAGCACGTGGTCTGGACGCCGGGCATCTCGGCGGCGGAGATCGCGCGTCGGACCGGTATCACTCCCCAGTCCATGGGAGCCGCCGTCAACGCACTGGTGAGCCGCGGCCTTCTGGCTCGCCACGACCACCCTTCGAGCCGTAGAACCGTTCAGCTGACCATCACCGACCGCGGCGCGAAGCTCGCCGATCGGGCGCGGGAGGTCGTGGAGCGACTCGACGGAGAAGCGCTCGTGGTCCTCGCTCCGGCTGAGCGGGCAGTGTTTCATTCCTTGCTGCTCCGCGTGCTCGCCGAGCTCAATCCTGATGCCTTGCCGTCGTCGGACCTGCGTCGTGCGGGCTCCGGCGCGGCGTGA
- a CDS encoding (2Fe-2S)-binding protein, translating into MPAEHPVQAETPPVESPSAPTRRTFIATTTAVGGAAVVGDLVAGSPALAAEEAGAVEAPPGSRVSLTVNGVRRTLTVDNRTSLLDLLRERLDLTGSKKGCNAGACGACTVLVDGRRVNSCLTLAVRLEGAEVTTIEGLAKGDRLHPLQQAFIDQDAFQCGFCTPGQIVSGVGCIQEGHTGSTEEIREWMSGNLCRCGCYVKIERAVEQAAGRKG; encoded by the coding sequence ATGCCCGCCGAACATCCCGTCCAAGCCGAGACTCCTCCAGTCGAGTCCCCATCCGCGCCCACCCGGCGTACCTTCATCGCCACGACCACGGCTGTAGGCGGAGCCGCCGTGGTCGGCGACCTGGTCGCAGGGTCGCCCGCGCTCGCCGCCGAGGAAGCGGGCGCCGTCGAAGCGCCACCTGGCAGCCGTGTCTCCTTGACGGTCAACGGAGTCCGGCGCACCCTCACGGTCGACAACCGCACCTCGCTCCTCGACCTGCTGCGTGAGCGTCTCGACCTGACCGGTTCGAAGAAGGGCTGCAACGCCGGGGCCTGCGGCGCCTGCACGGTCCTGGTCGACGGACGCCGGGTCAACTCCTGTCTGACGCTCGCGGTGCGTCTGGAAGGCGCCGAGGTCACCACGATCGAGGGCCTGGCAAAGGGCGACCGGCTCCACCCGCTGCAGCAGGCGTTCATCGACCAGGACGCCTTCCAGTGCGGTTTCTGCACGCCGGGGCAGATCGTGTCCGGCGTCGGGTGCATCCAGGAGGGGCACACCGGCTCCACCGAGGAGATCCGGGAGTGGATGAGCGGCAACCTGTGCCGCTGCGGCTGCTACGTGAAGATCGAGCGGGCGGTCGAGCAGGCCGCCGGCCGGAAGGGCTGA